A stretch of Suncus etruscus isolate mSunEtr1 chromosome 9, mSunEtr1.pri.cur, whole genome shotgun sequence DNA encodes these proteins:
- the LOC126018727 gene encoding olfactory receptor 5A1-like, with translation MALKLEDPELNASFVFTSFTGNRKISMEEGRNYTSVVMFVLLGLTDDKKLQFILFPFFLGIYLVTLFWNLSLIILIKMDSHLHTPMYFFLSFLSFIDICYSSSISPRMLSDFLKDEKIISFFACATQYFVGCWMALTECCLLAAMAYDRYVAIGNPLQYSTIMAPGLCQKMVVGAIGSGFFNSLIQTISGFNLHYCKSNIIEHFFCNLPQIITLSCSSPFITQMILFLEALIVDLGSLFIILLSYGFITASILKISSIKGSVKAFNTCASHLAVVALFYGTALAVYMSPNSDHPKKHDKVLSVFYVNVIPMLNPLIYSLRNKEIKEALKRTMKRMRHVPH, from the coding sequence cACAGGGAACAGAAAAATCTCCATGGAAGAAGGTAGAAATTATACCTCAGTGGTCATGTTTGTTCTCCTAGGTCTCACAGATGACAAAAAGTTGCAGTTTATTCTCTTTCCATTCTTCCTGGGAATCTATCTTGTGACTTTATTCTGGAACCTTAGCCTGATCATCCTAATCAAAATGGATTCACACCTGCACACACCCATGTACTTTTTTCTCAGTTTCCTTTCATTCATAGACATCTGCTATTCTTCTTCCATCAGCCCAAGAATGCTTTCAGATTTTctcaaagatgaaaaaataatttccttctttGCCTGTGCCACCCAGTATTTTGTTGGGTGTTGGATGGCTCTGACAGAGTGTTGCCTCTTGGCTGCCATGGCTTATGACAGATACGTGGCTATTGGGAATCCACTACAGTACTCAACTATCATGGCGCCTGGGCTCTGTCAAAAGATGGTTGTGGGAGCCATCGGGAGTGGTTTCTTTAATAGTTTAATTCAAACGATCTCTGGCTTTAATCTCCACTATTGTAAATCCAATATCATAGAGCATTTCTTCTGCAATTTACCCCAGATTATAACCTTGTCTTGCTCTAGTCCCTTCATCACTCAAATGATTCTTTTTCTGGAAGCTCTAATAGTTGATTTGGGTTCCTTATTCATTATCCTGCTATCCTATGGTTTCATTACAGCTTCTATCCTAAAAATATCTTCCATCAAGGGCAGTGTGAAGGCCTTCAATACCTGTGCCTCCCACCTGGCAGTGGTAGCACTTTTCTATGGCACAGCCCTGGCTGTGTATATGAGTCCTAATTCTGACCACCCAAAGAAACACGACAAGGTGCTGTCTGTGTTCTATGTAAATGTGATCCCCATGCTAAATCCTCTCATCTATAGTCTGAGAAACAAGGAGATCAAAGAGGCCCTCAAGAGGACGATGAAGAGGATGAGACATGTACCTCATTAG